In Oryza sativa Japonica Group chromosome 8, ASM3414082v1, the sequence CGCtcccgccgacgtcgtcctgcTCATCCTCAACGCCGTGGCCGCGCGCCGGGAGGCCAAGGCCGAAGCGGAGGCCGACGCGCAGATCCGCGAGGTACTAATCTAGTTGTGTTAAGCTAGCAATCAGCCGGCGGATTTACCCCCTGTTGCTTCGATTCCCCCCGTGTTCTGGCTAGATCTACGCGTAatctgattgattttttttactctcGTACACTACGTGGTGGTAGGCTGCGGGTGCAGCTGCACGCAACGTCGTTCCTGATCCCGGCGACCTGCAGCAGCCGCTGGTTACCCTCGCACTACCGGCTTCGACTCCGAGTCCGAGACCGGAGCGCCTCCGCCTGCGTGGTTCCGATGCAGTACTCATGTTCGTCGTCGCCTTCATCTACGTGTGCTGTGCCGTTCTCATCGTCGTGGGCGAGCTGCTCCCAGTGGTCGGCGATCTCATCCCCGTGGACTGCCAGCGCCAGTGCCAGGTGCAGCGGCGGTGCCTTGCTTGGTTCTTCAAGAACATCGGCTACCTGTGGCTGGCTGTTGGTCATTGCTGCCTCATTATTCCTTACGCCGTGCTCAGGCTGAGGAGGCTCGCCAGGAAGAAGGTTGCCAGCTTCTTCGTGTCGGTGCCATGCATGGTACACCCTCAAAGGTATAACTATAACCATATGCTGTTTGTACATGTTGCCATGTTGGATGATCGTGTGTTAATCTTGTCTAGTGTGCATGGACTTCTTTATTTAGTACTCTACGTGCTtcatttattatcaaaagtgcaTTTAGTTATTGCAGATTGCAACTTTGTGTGTTGCCTGGAATATTAATGGCATTTGTTTGGGTTTACTTATGTCATGTATGTGGTTCTCACTTGAAAAGAATTGACTGGTTACTATGGCAATTAGTAATGCTTTTTTTTCACAGCTGGTTCATATACATATATTCTTAGTCGATCTTGAACTACTCCATATTCGTCACCAGCAATCATGGTTATAGTGGAAC encodes:
- the LOC4345586 gene encoding uncharacterized protein, with the translated sequence MAAAAAAEAAIRRGLLVSGAVSVAAALGALWLACALRIASAVNHCLAVKAAGVSVWADARCDATIELAAPADVVLLILNAVAARREAKAEAEADAQIREAAGAAARNVVPDPGDLQQPLVTLALPASTPSPRPERLRLRGSDAVLMFVVAFIYVCCAVLIVVGELLPVVGDLIPVDCQRQCQVQRRCLAWFFKNIGYLWLAVGHCCLIIPYAVLRLRRLARKKVASFFVSVPCMVHPQRYKEHDLF